The following is a genomic window from Pygocentrus nattereri isolate fPygNat1 chromosome 8, fPygNat1.pri, whole genome shotgun sequence.
AGGTCTCTTGACACAATGGGTCGCCACTTTGGAGATTTGGCCAAGATGAGACACATTATCACTTACAGTATCTCCCCCTTTGAGCAGAGGGCCTTCCCCAACTACTTTTCAAAGGGAGTGCCCAACGTTTGGAGACGATTCACAGCATCCATCTTCAAGATTGCACCCCGTAAGTGCCCTTCTATCAGTATTTTCAAATGCATGCACGCTGAACAGaagtagaaataaatgttttagtgACCCTTCGACACAGCAGGGTAGAGCACAACCTTTGTGTATACTTTGGCTCATTTATTTGTACTTTTGTCTTCAGTTCAGAGTGGCTGGGTGTGATTGGACAAGCCATGCCCAGATTTAGCTGTTTTTTCagggcttttttaaaaaaacaagtttctattttgttttttaaataaaactttactAGATTGTTAATATTATGGCATCTGCCATTTACTTTGCATTTCAGAATGTGCTATGCCTCCTTCCCTCGTTAGGGTTCAAGCACGTAGTGCAAGAACCCTATTGTTTTTGTCAAGATTTTTAGGGTTCAAGCAAGCAGTGCGTAGAACCCTATTGTTTTTGCTcagatttttcttcttcttattattattctttttctcctgAAAAAGTGGTTGTGGAGAAGAGACCGTAAGCCATCCAGACACCAAACTTGGTGGGTAGGTGTAGTTTGTGTGCATCTCGCCCCACAGCAAAAATGACCCCGATTGGCCAAAGGGGGGGcgctatagagcaccaaaacacGTTTTGCTTCATAACTCCTAAACCGAGATGTGCACAGACAAAATTCTTTTTGTGGCTCATTCCTTGGGTCAAGACAAACAACTTTGCTGCTGACTccatttagctccgcccacttcaaattttagctaatttgcataatattcAAAACCTACTTTTGTGAACTAGTCCTACAATTTTCACTCAGTCCTCAATTTTCTGATATCAGAAAACTTGGGAGAGTCTGTCTATCAGGATTTATCAAAAAAATTTATATTTGCAAAGATTATGGCTGCCATATGCTAATTAGCCCTTCTGACAAAACTCAAAATTCACTTAAGACTCTAACTCAAGAATGCTTCAGCCAAAAACATTGAAACTTTATATGCTCATTCAAGACAGGATTCTTTGCATGTCAATTTTGGAGGGCATATGTCATTAGGGGGCGGGGCAATTGCCAATTAACTGTTTCTCAGCATCTGTGCATCCAATCAAGCTGAAACTTGGCAGGCATCATCTGCTGCACATACTGTAAGTGAGTCTTGAAGGCCAATTTGATACATTGAAATTTATGGCCaccatcagccaatcagcattcagcaggcCTTTGACAAGCTTACCATTGACCAATCGTCATGAAACTTGACTGGTGTCTAAATGTATCCACTTCCTAACAAACAGTCTAGTTTGAAAGGATTTGATCACAGGGGGGCgctatacataaaaataaacatattattacatGTCATTAATACAGTATTACAATTCTGATGAAATTTCCATATGAATCCATTGTAGTACATCATACCAAACAATTTTGCCAATATATGTTCATTAAAAAACTTCACCGTTTTTTAGTAATAGTTAACTGTTCGAAAACAATACTTTTCGAGCTAGTCTCTGGATTTTCACCCAAACTTATCAAATTGGCCTAGCGTAACTCTCAGGCAACTCTAGGTAAATAACTATCAAAAATTTTTTGACTTTTCTACTCAGGGTTATGTGGATCAGTCAACTAATTACTGTGGTCATGGCATTTCTAACTTGATTTACTGTAACTCAAAGACCATTGGCCAGATCACCGCTAAACTTTAAGCATCATAGCAAAATGAGACTTTAAGTGTGTATGCAACGTTTTGTCAAGATTGGCCCTTAGGGAGCACTTCagcactcaaaaacacttcaaaatcaattaaattgctattacaatgttattacaagGTTGATCAACAAACAATTGGTGACATATGACTCAGTTCACTCACCTGAACAACTTTCTAATTGcatgtcatgtcaaaaactTTACTGCTTGTCTGGTATTTTTGCCTTATTTGTTCAAAGATTTCACTATACAAAGGCCTATTATACAGAGGTCAAAAGGTCATTCTGACCAAAACCTGGTGAACGTCTATGGTTTTAGTCCTTGATCAATACTGATATCATATTGAGGCCTATTGACTGATTGTGACCCAgtttcactgagctgctctacACCTAAAGGGCCCATCATGACTGCATCAGGTCTCACTATGGCCTACATTAAGTCAATGGGTTAAATACTGAACCAGTCCACTGTGCAAAAGCTACTAtgtgagaaatgctgccaaTGGTCATGTGGTTCTGACATGTTCTACAAACCAGTGTAGCTCAGTACATATGAATGGAATATTCATATTGGCTTGGCCTCTGAACAAGATTCAAACAGCTTGAGGCCTTTTTAGGCCtgatgggctaaactgctgaagggcTGGTACTGCTTGTACGTGCTTGAACCTGCTCATCGCCGCTTGCGGCTA
Proteins encoded in this region:
- the LOC108427892 gene encoding cytochrome b-c1 complex subunit 8; translation: MGRHFGDLAKMRHIITYSISPFEQRAFPNYFSKGVPNVWRRFTASIFKIAPPMILMYLTYTWGTHIHEQSKRKSITDLENEK